The Apium graveolens cultivar Ventura chromosome 6, ASM990537v1, whole genome shotgun sequence genome contains a region encoding:
- the LOC141667837 gene encoding meiotic recombination protein SPO11-2, which translates to MAAGDICKSSIFFSDQLLCYADILPPSQVRARIEVAVLNFLKILNSPTTPAISDLPLISRNSKNSRVSQRLLTDDSWIFLSHSFCMRSLTRENTAKAFIRVWKVMEMCYQILVQEKRVTQRELFYKLLCDSSDYFSSQLQVNRTVQDVVALLRCSRYSLGIMASSRGAVSGRLLLQEPSLEVVDCSTCGSSGYAITGDLGLLENLVMKSDARYIFVVEKHAIFQRLTEDRVFNQIPCIFITAKGYPDIATRFLLHRISRSFPDLPILGLVDWNPAGLAILCTFKYGSIGMGLEAYRYACNVKWLGLRKDDLELIPEESYIPLKPRDLQIAKSLISSDILQDNYKEELAIMVQSGRRAEIEALYIHGYEFLGRFLAKKIVQTHYI; encoded by the exons ATGGCAGCCGGCGATATCTGTAAATCCTCCATCTTTTTCTCCGATCAACTCCTCTGCTACGCCGATATTCTTCCTCCTTCTCAg GTTCGAGCACGTATCGAAGTAGCAGTTCTCAATTTCCTTAAGATTTTAAACTCTCCGACGACTCCAGCTATCTCCGATCTCCCTCTG ATTAGTAGAAATTCGAAAAACAGCAGAGTTAGTCAACGGCTTTTGACTGATGATTCCTGGATTTTTCTCTCTCATTCATTTTGTATGAGGTCTTTGACGCGTGAAAATACCGCTAAAGCTTTCATTAGAG TATGGAAGGTAATGGAGATGTGTTATCAGATTCTGGTGCAGGAGAAGAGAGTAACTCAGAGAGAATTGTTCTACAAATTGCTGTGTGATTCTTCGGATTATTTTAGTTCACAATTGCAGGTCAATAGGACAGTTCAAG ATGTAGTAGCATTGCTTCGATGCAGCCGTTATAGTCTTGGAATCATGGCATCTAGCAGAGGAGCTGTATCTGGCCGATTGTTGTTGCAG GAGCCAAGCCTTGAGGTTGTAGACTGTTCAACTTGTGGATCATCTGGCTATGCTATTACTGGAGACCTGGGCTTATTAGAAAATCTGGTTATGAAGTCAGATGCTCGATATATTTTTGTGGTGGAGAAG CATGCAATATTTCAACGACTAACTGAAGATCGCGTGTTCAATCAAATTCCATGCATTTTTATAACAGCGAAAGGATACCCTGATATAGCCACAAG GTTTCTACTTCATCGTATAAGCAGAAGTTTCCCTGACTTGCCCATTTTAGGGCTGGTTGACTG GAATCCAGCTGGTTTAGCAATACTATGTACCTTCAAATACGGGAGCATAGGAATGGGGTTGGAAGCGTATAGATATG CTTGCAATGTCAAGTGGCTTGGACTGAGAAAGGATGATCTAGAGCTTATACCTGAAGAATCCTATATTCCACTGAAGCCTAGAGATCTGCAAATAGCCAAGAGCCTGATCTCCTCTGACATCCTGCAG GATAATTACAAAGAAGAACTGGCTATAATGGTTCAAAGCGGTCGAAGAGCAGAAATTGAAGCTCTCTACATTCATGGTTATGAGTTCTTGGGAAGGTTCTTGGCAAAGAAAATTGTACAAACTCATTATATTTAG